TGTTCAAATCAATGATATAAATGACAATCCACCCCACTTCCAGAGAAGTCGATATGAATTTGCAATCTCGGAGAATAACTCGCCTGGGGCGTATATCACAACTGTTACAGCCACAGATCCTGATCTTGGGGAAAATGGACAAGTTACATATACCATTTTGGAGAGTTTTATCCTAGGAAGTTCCATAACTACATATGTAACTATTGACCCATCTAATGGAGCCATTTATGCCCTCAGAATCTTTGATCATGAAGAAGTGAGTCAGATCACTTTTGTGGTCGAAGCCAGAGATGGAGGAAGTCCGAAGCAACTTGTAAGCAATACTACAGTTGTGCTTACCATCATTGATGAAAATGATAATGTCCCTGTGGTTATAGGGCCTACACTGCGCAATAATACTGCAGAAATCTCCATCCCCAAAGGGGCTGACAGTGGCTTTCACGTCACAAGAATAAGGGCAATTGACAGAGACTCTGGTGCAAATGCTGAACTCAGCTGCTCCATCGTAGCAGGTAATGAGGAGAATATCTTTGTAATTGATCCCCGGTCATGTGACATCCATACCAATGTGAGCATGGAATCTGTTCCCTACACAGAATGGGAGCTCTCAGTTATCATCCAGGACAAAGGCAATCCTCAGCTGCATACCAAAGTCCTTCTGAAGTGCATGATCCTTGAATATGCAGAGTCAGTGACAAGTACAGCAATGACCTCAGTAAGCCAGGCATCTTTGGATGTCTCCATGattataattatttccttaggagcAATTTGTGCAGTGTTGTTGGTTATTATGGTGCTGTTCGCAACGAGGTGTAACCGAGAAAAGAAAGATACTAGATCCTACAACTGCAGGGTAGCAGAATCCACTTACCAGCACCACCCCAAAAGACCATCCAGGCAGATTCACAAAGGGGACATTACATTGGTGCCTACCATAAACGGCACTCTGCCCATCAGATCTCATCACAGATCGTCTCCATCTTCATCTCCTACCTTAGAAAGAGGACAAATGGGCAGCCGGCAGAGTCACAACAGTCACCAGTCTCTCAACAGTTTGGTGACAATCTCAtcgaaccacgtgccagagaatTTCTCCTTAGAACTCACCCATGCCACTCCTGCTGTTGAGGTAAGATCACACACAGCACCAGTTCACTGACAAAGTCAGCTGTTAGTGTTCAGAAGTTGTGCCTGTGTTTTGTTAGTTCTTAAACGTTTCCATTAAGAAGTAGCAACGTGAAGAATATGCAAATTAAATAGGATACAAGTTACATGTGTATATGTAGCAAGTATACACACTTTAGCATACTgtttaaagtttttcttaaagCATTTACTTGCGTGTACTCTGTATAATATTGAAAAGTAGATGTGCAGCTTGCAAAGGACTATCTAGTTAGAATCCCCTTACTTTCCGGAATAAGCTACTAGAAGCCAAAAGTAAAGGGGCTTGCTTTAGGCTCAGAGTTGTGGTCTGTACTGAAAAATCAAACACTGAGGCCTCCAGAATAGCATCTCAATGCATATTATATTTGTgcaacttttgaaaattttctgacATTATTTTAACCTCCTGTCTTAGAGTGTTGTATTTTACAGCATTTTCCATGCATTTTTTAACTGATCACTTTAATCTgagctataaaaacaaaagaaaatcaatctGTTATTTATAAAGGAGtcctctttcaaaaaaaaaaaaatgtcagttgTATTAGATCACTCAAATCTCCCTGGGATATATTCAGTTATATTTGGTGACTGGCTGCCTAATTTGCCACAGTCCAGCATATGTAAATCtctaaaacagagaaaatatgtTCAACTTATTGGGATGAAATAGTGAGTAACTGTTGTTCCTTGCTTAAAGTGTGTGAGTATTTTGGAGTTTTGTTTCCAGGAATCAGGTCTGTCTATTTGGTTTCCAGCAGGTCTCCCAGCTTCTTTCAATGCTTCACCAGGGACAATATCAGCCAAGGCCAAGTTTTCGAGGAAACAAATATTCCAGGAGCTATAGGTATGAGTTATCCTTATGTTACCTATTAAGTCTCAATAGCATGAATGCTGAAGAGTAAAAACAATACTTTGCCTGATTTATCTTTCTAGATATGCTCTTCAAGACATGGACAAATTTAGCTTGAAGGACAGTGGCCGTGGTGACAGTGAAGCAGGAGACAGTGATTATGATTTGGGGCGAGATTCTCCAATAGACAGGCTGCTGGGTGAAGGATTCAGCGACCTGTTTCTTACAGATGGAAGAATTCCAGCAGGTAAGAGGGTAGTGGTAGACAAATCCTTATTTTCAGATCTACTAAGCCAGTAAAGTGAAAGATTTCTCCCATGCTTATATTCTTCTCATCCTTTGCACTGAAGTGTCTGTGATCTGCACACTATTAGCAATGAACAGAaactgaaacatttttaaattattttcttaaaattcatattaaGCAGTTGATAGAGAAGGAGTAAGCTTAAAAGAacaagaaggaaggagtggggacAGGAGAATAAAAAACCTCACCACTTTTCTTTCGACCCCATCCAGTACTGCCATAGAACACTCTTGAGCAACTCTATAAAATGACTGGGTGGTTGTTTTTCTTCAGACAGCCTGTTTTGGTGCCTAGTGGTGAACTAGACTATAATTTGGAGGACACATTTCCTGTGATGGGAACCAACTCACAGAATCAGAGGTTAAAATACACTAGGAAATGGTACAATTTAATCActaaaaataggagaaagaatGCATCTTTGTAGGTGGTAAGCATAGAATTTTTGTGCCACCTTTCATTTTATGTCTGCACTGTAATGGAAGAGGAACAGGGGTCCAAGAGCGGATTTTATAAGGACACAGCTAGATGGAGGAGATGCTAGTAAACTGTGGGCCACGTTTTCCTTAGAGTCTCTTTAATTGTGCAGTCGAAACTCTCTGAACCAACTGGTAAATACTGACTGCATCATTGTAGCAACCCCGTTACTAAAGCCTGTAATATTAAATCAACTCTCAGGAGCACAGAAATGTTCCTTCGGCTACCTATGTTTCTAAATTCCACTGAATGTTGATCAAAGGACTGTGattcaataaataaaagcagaacaaAACTATATGACCCATCTGAGTCCCACCGAACATCTATTTTCTAAATACAGATAAGTAAGAGAGTTTAAGAAGTAGACATGAGGGAGCTTCAGAGAGCCACAGAAATTCAGGAGAAATCAGGAAATAGAAACTCCAGCCCTTGTCAGTTCAGctgtggtggtggcagcagctaCAGCAGTGGGAGTGCCAGCTGGGGCAGTCCCAGGAATAGCCCCCGACCCCGTCCCAGTGTTCACTCCGGGCCCCTGAGGAGTTCTGTACCACGTTACTTCCCCAGGACTTTGAGGTTGGGATTAGTAATGGTGGTGGTAGTAACAGTAGTGTTCATATTGTTTTAGATTTGAAAACTGAAGCttataaaagttgaaaaatgtGTCCAAAATCAGGCATTTTGTACATGATAGAGGTGAGATCTGAACCAATTCTCATACTCTTAAGTACTAATCTATTTAGAGTAATATAATGTAACaggttctgggtttttttttaaataagttgagTGACGTATTTGTTCTCACATTCTAAAGTCTTATTACCCTCCATGACACTATTAAAAGCTGTCTACTTAATGGCATCATTACAGTATGCATT
The genomic region above belongs to Equus caballus isolate H_3958 breed thoroughbred chromosome 2, TB-T2T, whole genome shotgun sequence and contains:
- the PCDH18 gene encoding protocadherin-18 isoform X3, which codes for MNAKMHFRFVFAILMVSFNAEVLSKNLKYRIYEEQRVGSVIARLSEDVADVLVKLPNPSTVRFRAMQRGNSPLLVVNEDNGEISIGAKIDREQLCQKNLNCSIEFDVITLPTEHLQLFHIEVEVLDINDNSPQFSRSLIPIEISESAAVGTRIPLDSAFDPDVGENSLHTYSLSANDFFNIEVRTRTDGAKYAELIVVRELDRELKSSYELQLTASDMGVPQRSGSSILKISISDSNDNSPAFEHQSYIIQLLENSPVGTLLLDLNATDPDEGANGKIVYSFSSHVSPKIIETFKIDSERGHLTLFKQVDYEITKSYEIDVQAQDLGPNSIPAHCKIIIKVVDVNDNKPEININLMSPGKEEISYIFEGDPIDTFVALVRVQDKDSGLNGEIVCKLHGHGHFKLQKTYENNYLILTNATLDREKRSEYSLTVIAEDKGTPSLSTVKHFTVQINDINDNPPHFQRSRYEFAISENNSPGAYITTVTATDPDLGENGQVTYTILESFILGSSITTYVTIDPSNGAIYALRIFDHEEVSQITFVVEARDGGSPKQLVSNTTVVLTIIDENDNVPVVIGPTLRNNTAEISIPKGADSGFHVTRIRAIDRDSGANAELSCSIVAGNEENIFVIDPRSCDIHTNVSMESVPYTEWELSVIIQDKGNPQLHTKVLLKCMILEYAESVTSTAMTSVSQASLDVSMIIIISLGAICAVLLVIMVLFATRCNREKKDTRSYNCRVAESTYQHHPKRPSRQIHKGDITLVPTINGTLPIRSHHRSSPSSSPTLERGQMGSRQSHNSHQSLNSLVTISSNHVPENFSLELTHATPAVEVSQLLSMLHQGQYQPRPSFRGNKYSRSYRYALQDMDKFSLKDSGRGDSEAGDSDYDLGRDSPIDRLLGEGFSDLFLTDGRIPAVQL
- the PCDH18 gene encoding protocadherin-18 isoform X4, which codes for MNAKMHFRFVFAILMVSFNAEVLSKNLKYRIYEEQRVGSVIARLSEDVADVLVKLPNPSTVRFRAMQRGNSPLLVVNEDNGEISIGAKIDREQLCQKNLNCSIEFDVITLPTEHLQLFHIEVEVLDINDNSPQFSRSLIPIEISESAAVGTRIPLDSAFDPDVGENSLHTYSLSANDFFNIEVRTRTDGAKYAELIVVRELDRELKSSYELQLTASDMGVPQRSGSSILKISISDSNDNSPAFEHQSYIIQLLENSPVGTLLLDLNATDPDEGANGKIVYSFSSHVSPKIIETFKIDSERGHLTLFKQVDYEITKSYEIDVQAQDLGPNSIPAHCKIIIKVVDVNDNKPEININLMSPGKEEISYIFEGDPIDTFVALVRVQDKDSGLNGEIVCKLHGHGHFKLQKTYENNYLILTNATLDREKRSEYSLTVIAEDKGTPSLSTVKHFTVQINDINDNPPHFQRSRYEFAISENNSPGAYITTVTATDPDLGENGQVTYTILESFILGSSITTYVTIDPSNGAIYALRIFDHEEVSQITFVVEARDGGSPKQLVSNTTVVLTIIDENDNVPVVIGPTLRNNTAEISIPKGADSGFHVTRIRAIDRDSGANAELSCSIVAGNEENIFVIDPRSCDIHTNVSMESVPYTEWELSVIIQDKGNPQLHTKVLLKCMILEYAESVTSTAMTSVSQASLDVSMIIIISLGAICAVLLVIMVLFATRCNREKKDTRSYNCRVAESTYQHHPKRPSRQIHKGDITLVPTINGTLPIRSHHRSSPSSSPTLERGQMGSRQSHNSHQSLNSLVTISSNHVPENFSLELTHATPAVEQVSQLLSMLHQGQYQPRPSFRGNKYSRSYRYALQDMDKFSLKDSGRGDSEAGDSDYDLGRDSPIDRLLGEGFSDLFLTDGRIPAVQL